A segment of the Lampris incognitus isolate fLamInc1 chromosome 19, fLamInc1.hap2, whole genome shotgun sequence genome:
GTCAATTTGCTGTTAAAATATGGCTGTAAATGGACAGTTTTGTCAAATTGTAGCTGGTGTTATAACTACGAACTGTATATACTTCAGCCTGCGACCAACTTGAGTAAATTCAGTCTCTTGTAAGTTGGGCCTACTGAAATATTCTGCTTTATATATCACGTTCTTCGTTTTACACCAGAAACAGGTCTTGATCTGTAGTTGAATACACATAAGTGATATGATGCCTGCCGAGTAGAACAGTTTAAGGGCCGTATACCATTTCATTTTATATTGGACTCATACTCAGAAACAAGGCTTGGGTGTTGGCTTTTGCATGTGTGACAACTTTGCTGATTTGTGCATTAAATTTGCAGGGAGGAAGATTGCTATTGATGCCTCTATGTGCATCTACCAGTTTTTGATTGCCGTCCGGCAGGATGGCAATGTGCTGCAAAATGAAGATGGAGAAACCACAAGGTACAAATCCCACCTTAATGCAATGGTAACTACACTGAGTAAAAAACCCCACCAGGGACTCTTTTATATTGTTGCTGTGCACCCCGTTTTTACCCAGTTTGTTGGGGTATGGACAAGGCAAAGCACTGAAAGCACTTCACAAGGATCCTAGCTCAGTCTTACTACATTGCTTGGTAAAGCAGGAAAAGGCCACACTGTAtaattgatttttattttttatttgtcagAACGTCTCAACACAGACATGTTTCGGTGTAGTGCCTTTTTCCGTGTGCTATTTACTAAGTGTTCATTCAAAGCTTAAATACCCACAGACACACCCTCATGGTCAACCAATGGTAATTCACAAATCAAGTGTCATTCAAGGCAATGAATATCTCCATCCGTAGGTACATCTTCATAATTGACCAATCATGATCATGCTCACACATAATTGACACGCTATCACGTATTAAACATCAACACAGATTGCTGAAATAGCAAACATTATCATATGGACAAGCAATAGGCTAGGTTCATAAAAGACAGGTAAGGGGCAGGTCCTCATTCATACCATTAGGTTTGACCATATTTAGAGTGAAGATATACCAGACCTCCCTCTTCAAAAGGCAGCTCTCATGACTTCCTTCTCTGGGAGGCTGATGAACAATCTCCAGGCCCATGATCCTCAATGAGTTGGCATCGTGGCCTGCAGCATAAAAATGTGGCAACCGATGACCTTTCATCTTCTCTCAGtggcatatttatgtttgcaaatTCTAGTTTTCTTAAGTTGTCATTTTGTTTTCCCTGTGTAATATAAACCACAAGGACACATAACAGATGCACTACAAATGTTGATAAACACTTTTGCCCTTTACCTTAGAAGATTTATTAGTATTAGGATGTGCAAAACTTTTCActgggaatgacgaagaagggcaggattaggaatgattttattagcgggaccgctcaagttggacggtttggagacaaagcgagagaggcaagattgagatggcttgggcatgtgtggaggagaaatgctgggtatattgggagaaggatgctgaatatggagctgccaggaaagagggaaagaggaaggccaaagaggaggtttatggatgtggtgagggaggacatgcaggtggctggtgtgagagaggaagacgcagaagacaggaggaaatggaaacgggtgatccgctgtggcgacccctaacgggagcagccgaaagtagtagtagtaggatgtgCAAAACATTTCTCTGTGAGCATGCTATTGCAAACcacacaaaatatttaaaattacCCTCCAATATTTTGAAAGGAAAGGGTGGTGGTGTAAGGGCTGGAGAATAAGAACGCACTTGGCAATCTATTTGGAGCTTGTTTGTAACCGAATCGCAGGAGATCTTGAAAGGCATGGCCAACATTTGGGTCACTGCTTTAAATATGCCAATGACACTGCACAATACTAGTGGGTCAGATATATGTCTGAAGGTGGAGAAAATTGTTACTGGGATGTTAGTGTTTGTATCTGGTGTTCCACAGCTCATGAGATTAGAGTGCTGGATATTACGTATTCAGTCCAAGAAGTCTTCCAGTAATGCATTGCTGTATCCCCTGCTTGAAAATCTCTGACACCAACTCCCCTGCTTGTTTCTCAAATGCCTCATCGCTATCACATATGCAGCGCACCCTTAGGAGTTGGCTGTATGTTTATCTTTGCGTTACTACATTGCTTCCAACAATTGTGTTGATTTGACTGGTGTTGAATGCCATgcaatccatccagccatccatccatctcatgtCATAGAGAGCTGGTGAATATACAGGCCACTGCTTTAAGatgaatttattttcatattttgttTGAACTAATTCTGGACAGTTCTAGTCTCATGTATGCAGCATTACAATGCTCAAAAACACCTTCACAGATGGAAACACTGCTTTCATTGAATAATGTAACTGATTGGAAAGAAAGTGATTTTATGACTAATGATTGGAtgtaggcggcacagtggcgcagtggttagcgcagttgcctcacagcaagaaggtcctgggttcgagccccgtggtaatccaacctcggtgggtcatcccgggtcgtcctctgtgtggcgtttgcatgttctccccgtgtctgcgtgggtttcctctgggtgctctggtttcctcccacagtccaaagacatgtaagtcaggtgaattggccgtactaaaaaattgtccctaggtatgaatgtgtgtgtgtcggccctgtgatgacctggcggcctgtccaaggtgtctccccgcctgccgcccaatgactgctggaataggctccagcatccccgcgaccctgagagcaggataagcggttcagataatggatggatggatggatgattggaaTAATGCTCGTACATCCTGTGGTGCTCAAATGTTGCTCCACCTTTGCAAAGTGTGCGGTAAAAATGCCACCAGCATGCAGTGTTGACAAGATAGATGCATAGAGTTGTGTTTGTACCCCTGTCCTGGTCCTCCAATCAGAGTAAAGCAGCAGGAACAAGGATTCATCAGATCAGGCAAAGCCCATCTAATTCTCTAGTGTCTGGTCTTTTCATTGCTCAGCTCACTGCAACCAGTTCCTTTTTGGCTCAAAAAAGAAGAATTTTGTGCATTCTTTTGCAAGTTCTTTGGCACTGGTGTTATATTGGACTTTCAGTCAATACTTAGTTGCTCTGCGCATTTGGCTTCTGCCTCTTTTTATCACTTTCATCGGCCAATCATTTTAGACTGCTGAACTACTTTTGGCTGGACTTCATCCAGGTATTGGGCCATTTCAGATGTAAACTGGCCATTGCTGATTGGAAAAACTCAGCAACTTTATGGTTATTGACACTGAAGCCACACATGTTTGGTACCTAATACTATACTCTGTTCTTTATTTCCTTGCCCATTCTCACTCATACACGGTCCATGTCTAGGTTTTCTCAAACTTTGAAGGCCTTTCTTTAAACTGCTTCCCATGTCTTCTTTGATAATTAAAGTGGATTTTGGTGTGAAACCAGTGAGGAATCTtggcattttatttttttcaagtaGAAAGGGCTGCCACATTACTTTTTACAGGTTTAATCTTTATTTCTACAGCGGTAAAGCAGTAGTGGGTAAGTGAGACAGAGTAGGgaagaaaaaggagagaaaacTCTAGCTTGTGGCTCCAGACAGTTTTATGCTCCCATGATGGAGCCAGGGTCTCACCttgtttttcttctctttctcagCCACCTGATGGGAATGTTCTACAGGACAATCCGCATGCTTGAGCACGGCATCAAACCTGTCTACGTTTTTGATGGCAAGCCCCCACAGCTCAAGTCTAGTGAGGTAAATGTGTGAGGTTCTCCCTTACTTTCTTTGCATGGTTTCACTGTTAACTACTACCACACAAATTTATATTTTCATTTGTTTAAATCGTCACTCCCAGTCTCTTCTTATTGTATCcccctacagctggagaagagaggagaaaggagggCAGAAGCTGAAAAGATGCTTGTTCAAGCACAGGAAATAGGTAGAGATGGTCTTCTCTTTTACAATTTTGGTGCATGATTTGAATTCATTCTTGACTGCAATGAAAAGTGGATAACTGATAAACAttgtttgtaaaaaaacaaacatgtcagCTCCTTTGAGTTTGAGAGCGTAGTTTTGCATGTCAAATTGAATAAACTTATTTCCTCATGTCGTGCCCAGGAGAGCAGGAGAACATTGAAAAATTCACCAAACGTCTGGTCAAAGTCACCAAGCAGCACAATGATGAGTGCAAGACACTGCTGACCCTGATGGGGGTGCCCTACATCGAGGTAAGCTCAAGTCTCACTCTAGTAAATAACTACACGATGAAAAAGATACATGACAGTGATAGCCTTGGAGAGCCTACTGGTAATTTAGCTTGATTCGGAAAAAAATTCCATTGTTGTGGGTGTTTTCTTTGAAGATTTATAAAAATGGAAAACTAGGAGAAAAAATGGAAAACTAGGAAAAGTCTTGCCGTTTGCTGGCTATGTATCACTTTCCCTAACTTGTGCTGTCCTCAACAAAGTCTTCCTACCTGTGTAAGTGATTATTGTCAGACCTGGTTGGTTAAAGATAAAAACTAATAAGGTAATTAGATCCCAAATTACTGTTTGCAGAAGTCTGTAGAGTGTCATATGACTGTAGTGTCATAAGAAGGCAAACAAACTTTCATGCATAGAAGTATCAGAAATTGTgtaatatcttgtgaaatatttataaagtgataaaaaaaaagtttttgtttgttttgcttcatCTGTATACATCAGTGTGCTTGTAATGTTTCAGTTTACTTTTATATGTAACAGGTGCGGTGaaagacaatttttttttttaagtgctgTTCAAATCTGCTATTCTATTCTGTGTGAATCTTCTTGGTCAGGTCCCACACGAAAGAGGAACCTCTTATTTCTCAAGAACTAACCAGGGTAAACAaagtttttattatttattttgttgcaGGCACCCTGTGAGGCAGAAGCTAGCTGCGCTGCCCTGGTTAAAGCAGGAAAGGTCTTTGCCACGGCTACAGAAGATATGGACGGTCTTACATTTGGGACAGGTGTCCTACTCAGACACCTTACTGCCAGTGAAGCAAagtactactgctattgctcttaTGTTCAACTATCTGCATTATTGTTTGCCCCTGTTACACTTGGTGACAGAAATTAAGGGTATGGTGTGATGTTATTCCATGCTCTTGGCCTATGTTTTGTTTGTGCACAGGTCGTGGAGTTAAAACAGTTCCTACTTCGATTCTTGATCATGATGAAATTAATGCTTGTCAAGGCAGAGTTATGTGGGGGAATTAGGGGGTCATAATAACTTCATATTTAGTGTGCAAATCTCAAACTCAAAGGATTTGAAAGTACATTATGTGTAGTCGACAGTACATACTTAAGGCCAGTTTGGGCTCTTTACAACTCTACACAAACGAttctctgtttaaaaaaaaaaagcttctcttTACTTTTTTAGTCAAGGGGCATAGCAATATGTTGCTCTATCCAGTGAATAACAGGATTAGAGTTTTTATTATGTAACAACCTGTCTGTTCTAGGAAACTTCCTATCCAGGAGTTCCACTTTAATCGCATTCTCCAAGATATTGGTCTGAGCAATGAACAGGTAAGCATTTCCCAGACTGTGAGAAAGGCTTATTTCTCAGATGTTTCCAATGGGTGGCTTGTGTATTGTTTTCAACTGgagataaaaataaaatatgCTGGAcatattttcacacacacacacacacaccttaccccaccccacaccccctCACTTGCTACCCAACCTCTTGCCTTTCCCTCCCAGTTCATAGACCTGTGTATTCTATTGGGCTGTGACTACTGTGGAACCATAAAGGGCATCGGCCCCAAGAAAGCCATTGATCTGATTAAGCAGCACGGCTCCATTGAACAGATTCTGGAAAACATTGACTGCAATGTAAGTCCCCTATCAGGGTTTAGGTGGGGGATTCTCACTAGGGCCACTTTTGCTAAAAATCTATACGTAAAAGTTAACAGTTGTAAAAGTGTACTGAAGTGCATATATGTCACTGCAGTATTTGGAGGAATATGATTTTACTT
Coding sequences within it:
- the fen1 gene encoding flap endonuclease 1; amino-acid sequence: MGIHGLAKLIADQAPGSIKDQEMKNYFGRKIAIDASMCIYQFLIAVRQDGNVLQNEDGETTSHLMGMFYRTIRMLEHGIKPVYVFDGKPPQLKSSELEKRGERRAEAEKMLVQAQEIGEQENIEKFTKRLVKVTKQHNDECKTLLTLMGVPYIEAPCEAEASCAALVKAGKVFATATEDMDGLTFGTGVLLRHLTASEAKKLPIQEFHFNRILQDIGLSNEQFIDLCILLGCDYCGTIKGIGPKKAIDLIKQHGSIEQILENIDCNKYPPPEDWLYKEARALFLNPDVVDCSTVELKWSEPDEDGLVKFMCDEKQFSEDRIRNGFKKIVKSRQGSTQGRLDSFFTVTGSLSSKRKEPEIKGSAKKKQKIGSTKGKFKKGK